From the genome of Vagococcus entomophilus:
GACTTGCATGTATTAGGCACGCCGCCAGCGTTCGTCCTGAGCCAGGATCAAACTCTCATTAAAAGTTATGATAATGTCTTGCGACATTTAGCTCATTGTTGTTTGCTAGCGAATTGACTTCACTAAAATTAAAAATGTTTGTTGTTTTTACAAGATGTAAAAACGCCCTACACATTTGGTTTGTCTTACTTTGTTCAGTTTTCAAAGGTCTACTTCGTTGCGTTTTAGCAACTCATATATCATAACAAGAAGTGAAATGTTTGTCAACCTCTTTTTTGATTTTTTTTTAAATCTTTTTGAATGAAATCAGTCGTTTGCACGAGTTGTTTCTTTCAACTTTAGTAGAATAACATAACAAGAATGTTCTTGTCAACACTTTTCTAAAAAAGTTTTTTTCGTTGATTTAAAAAGGTTTAGCTGTCTTAGCGACATGTATTAATATACCAAGAGAAAGCCATTTCGTCAACATAATTTTACATTTTTTTTGATTTTATTTTTATCTGAAATAAAACTGTTAAAAAAGCCATATCATTCGTTTTTAAAGGAATAATATGACTCTTTTTACTATTTTAACTAATTATATTTCGTTATTTATTATAAGACAGCAGTTTAAACTCAGAGTTAGGGCCCTCACATTGTAAAATACTAATAGAAGTATTGTCTAAAATTCCTTTTTTTCTGATGTCTTGAAGCGGAACTCCAACTAAAGTTTGTATGACACTTGTTAGATATGCTCCATGCGATACGACTAATATATTTTTTGCATTTGGATTCTCTTTCACAATTGTCTCAACTGTTTGCTTTCCTCTTTTAATCACATCTCGGTAACTTTCCCCCGAAAAACTACTTGGATCATACTTATCAGGATACTTTCTTAAGTTCTCAATTTCAGAACTGTCTGAAACGGAAGCTAATGTCTTGCCTTCCCAGTCACCAAAGCCCATTTCTTTTAGTCCATCTAATGGCTTTAACTTGCCGCCATATTGGTTTTTTTCCATAATATACGCGGTGGTATCTAACGTTCTTTTTAAAGGGCTGCTATAGATGCAGTCAAATTTTACGTTGGAAAGTCTTTCTCCAACTTTTTTAGCCCCTTCTATTCCTTCTTGTGTCAGAGGAGAATCTACAGTATTTCCTTGAAGCTTTCTTTCTATGTTGTACTGTGTTTGACCATGTCTAATAAAATAAAGTTTCAATATGCTCTTCCTTTCTTCTATAGTATTCATTATGACAAATTACATGAAAATTTCAACGCTTTCTAGCGTATTTTATAAATTTCAATTAACTTCCTTTCTATTTATTTATCCTTTCTCCTTATTTTTGTTACAATATAATGAATAATGAAATTTGATCAAATCATGGAGGAAAATTAAATGAAAATACTTGTTGTAGACGATGATAAAGAAATTGTGGAATTGCTGACTATTTATATTCACAATGAAGGCTATGATGTTGTCCAAGCTTACGATGGAAAAGAAGCAATCACAAAAATTATGACCACACCAGATATTGATCTAATGATTTTGGATATTATGATGCCTAATATGGATGGCATGCAAGTTGTAAAACAGTTACGAAAAGAATCACAAATTCCAATTATTATGCTGACTGCAAAAATTTCTGATATGGATAAGATCCAAGGGTTGATTGCTGGAGCAGACGATTATGTGACAAAGCCCTTCAATCCTCTTGAGGTCATGGCTCGGGTAAAATCTTTAATGAGACGTAGTAATTTTCAAGTTGCAGCAAATGAACCAGATAGCTTAGAGATTGGGCCTTTGATTATCCGGAAAGATTCGCATGAAGTTCAAACTGACACCGGAAAAGAAATTCAATTAACTGCACTTGAATTTGGTATTTTATACTTACTTGCAAGTCACCCTAACCGCGTTTTTAGCGCAGACGAA
Proteins encoded in this window:
- a CDS encoding histidine phosphatase family protein, with the translated sequence MKLYFIRHGQTQYNIERKLQGNTVDSPLTQEGIEGAKKVGERLSNVKFDCIYSSPLKRTLDTTAYIMEKNQYGGKLKPLDGLKEMGFGDWEGKTLASVSDSSEIENLRKYPDKYDPSSFSGESYRDVIKRGKQTVETIVKENPNAKNILVVSHGAYLTSVIQTLVGVPLQDIRKKGILDNTSISILQCEGPNSEFKLLSYNK
- a CDS encoding response regulator transcription factor, coding for MKILVVDDDKEIVELLTIYIHNEGYDVVQAYDGKEAITKIMTTPDIDLMILDIMMPNMDGMQVVKQLRKESQIPIIMLTAKISDMDKIQGLIAGADDYVTKPFNPLEVMARVKSLMRRSNFQVAANEPDSLEIGPLIIRKDSHEVQTDTGKEIQLTALEFGILYLLASHPNRVFSADEIFERVWQQESLVSAKTVMVHVSHLRDKIEEATGGQKVIQTVWGVGYKIEAH